From one Agrobacterium fabrum str. C58 genomic stretch:
- a CDS encoding sugar ABC transporter ATP-binding protein: MMRAETQTIKMTEASSPTPVLEMRGISQIFPGVKALDGVDIALYPGKVTALIGENGAGKSTLVKILTGIYRPNEGEILLDGKAVHFHSAQDAIDAGVTAIHQETVLFDELSVGENIFLGHAPKGRFGLIDWKTINERARILLEQLESTIDPTIRLKDLSIAQRHLVAIARALSVEARIVIMDEPTAALSRKEIDDLFRIVENLKRQGKAILFISHKFDEVYEIAENYAVFRDGKMVGAGTLATTPQDEIVRLMVGRDVTNAFPKQAVTLGPTVLSVRDYSHQTEFRDISLDLRKGEILGLYGLIGAGRSELCQSLFGITRPASGEVTLDGQPLTIRSPEDAIRAGIVYVPEERGRHGLALDMPIYQNMSLPSLTRTSRKGFLTAANEFALARKYAARLDLRAAALSVPVGTLSGGNQQKVVIGKWLATKPKVIILDEPTKGIDIGSKAAVHGFISELAAEGLSIIMISSELPEILGMSDRAIVMREGLMAGQFERAEFSPEKLVRAATGNA; the protein is encoded by the coding sequence ATGATGCGTGCTGAAACCCAAACAATAAAAATGACCGAGGCTTCCAGCCCCACGCCCGTTCTGGAAATGCGCGGCATCAGCCAGATATTCCCCGGCGTCAAAGCGCTTGATGGCGTCGATATCGCACTATACCCCGGCAAGGTCACGGCGCTGATCGGCGAGAACGGTGCGGGTAAATCCACGCTCGTCAAAATCCTTACCGGCATCTACCGCCCGAACGAGGGCGAAATCCTGCTGGATGGCAAGGCCGTCCACTTCCACAGCGCACAGGATGCCATCGATGCCGGCGTCACCGCCATTCATCAGGAAACCGTGCTGTTCGACGAGCTTTCGGTCGGTGAGAACATCTTCCTCGGCCATGCGCCGAAGGGTCGTTTCGGCCTGATTGACTGGAAGACCATCAACGAGCGGGCCAGAATTCTGCTGGAACAGCTCGAAAGCACCATCGATCCTACCATCCGGTTGAAAGATCTTTCGATCGCCCAGCGCCATCTGGTGGCCATCGCCCGTGCGTTGTCAGTCGAGGCGCGCATCGTCATCATGGACGAACCGACAGCCGCGCTTTCCCGCAAGGAGATCGACGATCTCTTCCGCATCGTCGAGAACCTGAAGCGGCAGGGCAAGGCGATCCTCTTCATCAGCCACAAGTTCGATGAAGTGTATGAAATCGCCGAGAATTATGCCGTATTCCGTGACGGAAAAATGGTTGGCGCCGGCACGCTTGCCACCACCCCGCAAGATGAAATCGTGCGGCTGATGGTTGGCCGCGACGTGACGAATGCCTTCCCGAAGCAGGCGGTCACCCTTGGTCCAACGGTTCTTTCGGTGCGTGATTATTCGCACCAGACCGAATTCCGCGATATTTCCCTCGATCTTCGCAAGGGTGAAATTCTCGGCCTTTACGGGCTGATCGGCGCCGGGCGCTCCGAACTTTGCCAATCGCTGTTCGGCATCACCCGCCCGGCTTCGGGAGAGGTGACGCTGGATGGCCAGCCGCTCACCATCCGCTCGCCGGAAGATGCGATCCGCGCCGGGATCGTATACGTGCCGGAAGAGCGTGGCCGCCACGGGCTGGCACTCGATATGCCGATCTATCAGAACATGTCGCTGCCATCCCTCACCCGCACGTCGCGCAAGGGGTTTCTCACTGCCGCCAATGAATTCGCGCTAGCGCGCAAATATGCCGCGCGGCTCGATCTGCGCGCTGCCGCGCTTTCGGTGCCCGTTGGCACGCTTTCGGGCGGCAACCAGCAGAAGGTGGTGATCGGCAAGTGGCTGGCCACGAAGCCGAAGGTCATCATTCTCGATGAGCCGACCAAGGGCATCGATATCGGCTCCAAGGCCGCCGTGCATGGTTTCATCAGCGAGCTTGCGGCAGAGGGCCTGTCGATCATCATGATTTCATCCGAACTTCCCGAAATCCTCGGCATGTCCGACCGCGCCATCGTCATGCGCGAAGGCCTGATGGCGGGCCAGTTCGAACGCGCCGAATTTTCTCCGGAAAAGCTGGTGCGCGCTGCCACCGGCAATGCCTGA
- a CDS encoding ABC transporter permease — MQRLLKNREWLLAGIIIIMIAGFALRAPGFGRPGNLVNIFNDTSILIILALGQMAVILTKSIDLSVAANLAFTGMAVAMTNAAFPGVPLPLLIVMAVGIGAFLGSLNGILVWWLGIPPIVVTLGTLTIYRGMAFVLSGGGWVNAHQFSPTFLNVPRTMILGMPVLSWVAILIIAGAWLVLTRTSFGRSAYASGGNPGAAVYAGIDVGRTRFFAFVLSGALAGLASYLWVSRYAVAYVDIAAGFELDSVAANVIGGISIAGGIGSVAGAVLGALFLGVIKNALPVIGISPFAQMAISGVVIVLAVVFNARAEARKGRIILRDRAAADHGKEASA, encoded by the coding sequence ATGCAACGTCTACTCAAAAATCGCGAATGGCTGCTGGCGGGTATCATCATCATCATGATTGCCGGCTTTGCCCTGCGCGCGCCCGGCTTCGGCCGGCCCGGCAATCTCGTCAATATCTTCAATGACACGTCCATCCTCATCATCCTGGCGCTTGGCCAGATGGCGGTCATTCTCACCAAATCCATCGACCTCTCAGTCGCCGCCAATCTCGCCTTTACCGGCATGGCGGTGGCGATGACCAATGCCGCCTTTCCGGGCGTACCCCTGCCGCTGCTCATCGTCATGGCGGTCGGCATCGGCGCGTTTCTGGGCTCGCTCAACGGTATCCTCGTCTGGTGGCTCGGCATTCCGCCCATTGTCGTGACGCTCGGCACGCTCACCATCTATCGCGGCATGGCTTTCGTGCTCTCGGGCGGCGGTTGGGTGAATGCGCATCAGTTTTCGCCGACCTTCCTCAACGTGCCGCGCACGATGATCCTTGGCATGCCGGTTCTGTCTTGGGTCGCCATTCTCATCATCGCGGGAGCCTGGCTGGTGCTCACCCGTACCTCTTTCGGCCGCTCAGCCTATGCGTCCGGCGGCAACCCGGGTGCGGCGGTCTATGCGGGCATCGATGTCGGCCGCACGCGCTTCTTCGCCTTCGTGCTCTCAGGCGCTCTGGCTGGCCTCGCCAGCTATCTCTGGGTGTCGCGTTACGCCGTCGCCTATGTAGATATCGCCGCCGGTTTCGAGCTGGACAGCGTGGCGGCCAATGTAATCGGCGGCATTTCGATTGCCGGCGGTATCGGCTCGGTGGCCGGTGCGGTGCTCGGCGCGCTGTTCCTCGGCGTCATCAAGAACGCGCTGCCCGTCATCGGCATCTCGCCCTTCGCGCAGATGGCGATATCAGGCGTGGTCATCGTGCTCGCCGTTGTCTTCAACGCCCGCGCCGAAGCCAGAAAAGGCCGTATCATCCTGCGTGACCGGGCCGCGGCAGACCATGGGAAGGAAGCATCTGCATGA
- a CDS encoding ABC transporter permease: protein MSTNSQPSQAPRVIPDKLGTPLSRIMASWEVLLLGVAILIFIANSLASPYFLNAWNLSDATFNFTEKAIIAFAMALLIIAGEIDLSVAAIIALASTAMGAAVQMGVGTPGLVAIGIGTGLFCGAFNGFLVAGLKLPSIVVTIGTMSLFRGISYMVLGDQAYGKYPADFAYFGQGYVFWVISFEFVLFIVMAVLFAILLHATNFGRQVYVIGTNPFAARFSGIPVERVKFILFLLTGLMSGIAAVCLTSRLGSTRPSIAQGWELEVVTMVVLGGVSILGGSGTIAGVVIAAFVMGLVTFGLGLLNVPGIVMSIFVGLLLIITIAIPIVVRRLRAMRG, encoded by the coding sequence ATGAGCACGAATTCCCAACCATCACAGGCACCGCGCGTCATTCCCGACAAACTCGGCACGCCGCTCAGCCGTATCATGGCCAGCTGGGAAGTGTTGCTGCTTGGCGTCGCGATCCTCATCTTCATCGCCAATTCGCTCGCCTCGCCCTATTTCCTCAATGCCTGGAATCTCTCCGACGCGACCTTCAACTTCACCGAAAAGGCGATCATCGCCTTTGCCATGGCGCTTCTGATCATTGCCGGTGAAATCGACCTGTCGGTTGCCGCCATCATTGCACTGGCCTCCACCGCCATGGGTGCGGCGGTGCAGATGGGGGTCGGCACGCCTGGCCTCGTCGCCATCGGCATCGGCACCGGGCTTTTCTGCGGCGCCTTCAACGGCTTTCTGGTCGCGGGGCTGAAACTACCCTCCATCGTCGTCACCATCGGCACCATGAGCCTGTTTCGCGGTATTTCCTATATGGTGCTGGGGGATCAGGCCTATGGCAAATATCCGGCGGATTTCGCCTATTTCGGTCAGGGCTACGTGTTCTGGGTGATCTCCTTCGAATTCGTGCTGTTCATCGTCATGGCCGTCCTCTTCGCCATTCTGCTGCATGCCACCAATTTCGGCCGGCAGGTCTATGTCATCGGCACCAATCCCTTCGCCGCCCGCTTTTCCGGCATTCCCGTCGAGCGCGTGAAGTTCATCCTCTTCCTGCTCACCGGCCTGATGAGCGGCATCGCCGCCGTCTGCCTCACGTCCCGTCTCGGCTCGACGCGGCCGTCGATTGCCCAGGGTTGGGAGCTGGAGGTCGTGACGATGGTAGTGCTAGGCGGCGTTTCCATTCTCGGCGGTTCCGGCACCATCGCGGGCGTCGTCATCGCCGCCTTCGTGATGGGGCTCGTCACTTTCGGGCTGGGGCTTCTGAACGTGCCCGGCATCGTCATGTCGATCTTCGTCGGCCTGCTGCTGATCATCACCATCGCCATCCCCATCGTCGTCCGTCGCCTTCGGGCCATGAGAGGCTGA
- the rhaM gene encoding L-rhamnose mutarotase produces MPELEKHAFRMKLFAGKEVEYKKRHDEIWPELVALLHEAGVSDYSIHLDPETSILFGVLTRPKVHGMAALPEHPVMKKWWAHMADIMESNPDNSPVAKDLVTVFHLP; encoded by the coding sequence ATGCCAGAACTCGAAAAACATGCCTTCAGGATGAAACTCTTCGCCGGCAAAGAGGTGGAATATAAAAAACGCCATGACGAGATCTGGCCGGAGCTGGTGGCGCTGCTGCATGAGGCGGGTGTGAGCGACTACTCCATCCATCTCGACCCCGAAACTAGCATTCTTTTCGGCGTGCTGACCCGGCCGAAGGTCCATGGCATGGCGGCTTTGCCCGAACATCCCGTGATGAAAAAATGGTGGGCGCATATGGCTGATATCATGGAGAGCAATCCCGACAATTCGCCCGTCGCAAAAGACCTGGTGACGGTGTTCCATCTGCCATGA
- a CDS encoding FGGY-family carbohydrate kinase yields the protein MSNSINLGRVAVIDIGKTNAKVVVIDTGSGEEIAAEKRTNPVLRDGPYPHYDVEMLWNFILAALQRFGHEPGFDAISITTHGASAALLDGTGDLAMPVLDYEHIYAEPVQQAYRGIRPDFAETGSPQLPAGLNLGAQIHFQKTNFPDDFARVRSIVTYPQYWAGRLTGVQATETTSLGCHTDLWNPRRKSFSSLVGRLGIEHLMAPVRSAFDVLGTIRPSLAQETGLSPDMPVYCGIHDSNASLLPHLLRREGDFSVVSTGTWVVNFAIGGKADALDPARDTLLNVDALGRPVPSSRFMGGREYEMLAQQFGAATPHDIEAALGGVIEKGMMLLPSVVSGSGPFPQSASRWIADSDATGAERHAAASLYLALMTEFCLSLVERRGPIVVEGPFAGNALYLKALAAFAATDVIAMEGSTGTSAGAALLTGIKPVAGRERHFTAEDIAGLTSYRTAWQNHLT from the coding sequence ATGAGCAACAGCATTAACCTTGGCCGCGTCGCGGTCATCGATATCGGCAAGACCAACGCCAAGGTCGTCGTCATCGACACCGGCAGCGGCGAGGAGATTGCTGCCGAGAAGCGGACGAACCCGGTTCTTCGCGATGGCCCCTACCCGCATTACGATGTGGAGATGCTCTGGAACTTCATTCTTGCCGCGCTTCAACGGTTTGGCCACGAGCCGGGTTTCGATGCGATTTCCATCACCACCCATGGCGCTTCGGCAGCGCTTCTCGATGGAACCGGCGACCTTGCCATGCCGGTGCTCGATTACGAGCATATCTACGCCGAACCGGTTCAGCAGGCCTATCGCGGCATCAGACCCGATTTTGCCGAAACCGGCTCACCGCAACTTCCCGCCGGACTGAACCTCGGTGCGCAGATCCATTTCCAGAAAACCAACTTTCCGGACGATTTCGCCAGGGTGCGCAGCATCGTCACCTATCCGCAATATTGGGCGGGACGGCTGACTGGGGTGCAGGCAACCGAAACGACGTCGCTCGGGTGCCATACCGATCTGTGGAACCCACGCCGGAAAAGCTTCTCCTCGCTGGTCGGGCGTCTTGGCATCGAGCACCTGATGGCACCTGTCCGCTCCGCTTTCGATGTGCTGGGCACGATCCGCCCATCACTGGCGCAGGAAACCGGGCTCTCACCCGATATGCCGGTCTATTGCGGCATCCACGATTCCAACGCATCGCTCCTGCCGCATCTATTGCGCCGGGAGGGCGATTTTTCCGTCGTCTCCACCGGCACCTGGGTGGTGAATTTCGCCATTGGCGGCAAGGCGGATGCACTGGATCCCGCCCGCGATACGCTTTTGAATGTCGATGCTCTCGGGCGACCCGTTCCCTCCTCCCGCTTCATGGGCGGCAGGGAATATGAGATGCTGGCGCAGCAATTCGGAGCTGCGACGCCCCACGACATTGAAGCCGCCCTCGGCGGGGTTATCGAAAAAGGGATGATGCTGCTGCCAAGCGTGGTCAGCGGCTCCGGCCCCTTTCCGCAAAGCGCATCACGCTGGATCGCCGATAGCGATGCAACGGGGGCGGAGCGACATGCGGCCGCCTCGCTTTATCTCGCCCTGATGACGGAATTCTGCCTTTCGCTCGTTGAGCGGAGAGGGCCGATTGTCGTTGAGGGTCCATTCGCCGGAAACGCACTGTATTTGAAGGCACTCGCCGCTTTCGCCGCAACCGACGTCATTGCCATGGAGGGTTCGACGGGAACCAGTGCGGGTGCAGCGCTCCTCACCGGGATCAAGCCGGT